ACGCGATCGTAGTTGATGTGTATTCCGCCAGCAAAGCCCATCTTTCCATATGCCAGTTGTTAAAAGACGATTTTATTACAGCGTTCATTCCTGTTATCACTTTGATCAATAAAAGGCAGTTAAGAGAACAGCTTTTGCTTCTTAAGCAGGGAGTGGATGATTACCTGATCAAGCCCCCGGATCCTTTGGACCTGCGGGTGCGCATAGAGATGGCTATAAAAAGGGCGCAGTTCAGTTTTTATACTACTCCGCTCACCGGGCTTCCCGGAGGCAGGATGATCGAAGAGACACTGAATGATAAGGTTGCCCGGGGAATGTCTTTTTCCTTCGGTTACATAGACATAGATAATTTTAAGTGTTACAACGATGTTTACGGATATCAAAAAGGCGACCGGATCATTATGCAGACCGCCTATATGCTCTATACTACGATCAGGAAATACGGCAATAAAGACGATTTTATAGGCCATATCGGCGGAGATGACTTTGTTTTTATCACCAGCGTATCCAAATCCGTGGATATTTGCCGGAATTTCATCTGTTTGTTTGATAACATAATCCCGTTCCATTATTCTTTGACCGACCGTAAACAGGGGTTTATAATTGCCAGTGACAGGAACCATCAATTAAAG
This portion of the Candidatus Omnitrophota bacterium genome encodes:
- a CDS encoding diguanylate cyclase, giving the protein MDKIKKILIISSDENLRKVLNFCFDGWGYEVFLQEAPFNDIKYVKKIAPDAIVVDVYSASKAHLSICQLLKDDFITAFIPVITLINKRQLREQLLLLKQGVDDYLIKPPDPLDLRVRIEMAIKRAQFSFYTTPLTGLPGGRMIEETLNDKVARGMSFSFGYIDIDNFKCYNDVYGYQKGDRIIMQTAYMLYTTIRKYGNKDDFIGHIGGDDFVFITSVSKSVDICRNFICLFDNIIPFHYSLTDRKQGFIIASDRNHQLKKTALMSVSIALINQHTPEDFKNIVQINEKVAQIKHYLKQMPGSKFMADRRSSAEGRNGAPQVYNKKEKILNAYRPLGQILVELNIISLEQLDEALKIHWRRDALLGETLKDLGYIKEEQLQRALAMQMEKISALINDRQGLVLKN